The following proteins are encoded in a genomic region of Brachypodium distachyon strain Bd21 chromosome 1, Brachypodium_distachyon_v3.0, whole genome shotgun sequence:
- the LOC100826724 gene encoding probable flavin-containing monooxygenase 1: protein MAHHQQAAARSTRQWAPASSRVAIIGGGISGLAAARKLAAHDPVLFEATPSIGGVWKNCSYRTTRLQTPRPDYEFTDYSWSNRDDPSFPTHAEIVDYLEGYADAFGLWRYIMLGARVVGVRFLGAPDAAFTDLWSGSGKAQLDGKPMWEVGVETGTGDSATVQWYKFEFVVMCTGKYGDVPRMPVFPKGKGPEVFKGQVMHSLDYCKLSEPETVELMRGKKVVVVGFKKSAIDLANECAQANQGEGGQPCTMLVRTLHWVVPSYSIWGLPFFLFYSTRFSQLFYERPNQGFFRSLVCGLMSPLRAGVSKFIESYLSFKLPLGRYGLRPDHPFVEDYASCQMAILPEAFFDMADRGLVRFQRAPDGWCFSETGVVLDDGTRVDADLVFLATGFEGKDKLRSVLPDPFRSLLVNKESSMMPLYRGTIHPRIPNMAFVGYVESVSNLHTSELRCRWLAGLLEGRFALPSVGEMMAHVEDEAEAMKRTTRFYRRHCISVYSIHDSDGMCADLGSATLRKRNCFAELFAPYNNQDYKEQ from the exons ATGGCGCACCACCAGCAAGCCGCGGCCCGGTCCACGAGGCAGTGGGCTCCGGCGTCGTCGAGGGTGGCCATCATCGGCGGGGGCATCAGCGGGCTCGCCGCGGCCCGTAAGCTGGCGGCCCACGACCCGGTGCTGTTCGAGGCGACCCCTTCCATCGGGGGCGTGTGGAAGAActgctcgtaccgcaccacgAGGCTCCAGACGCCCCGGCCGGACTACGAGTTCACCGACTACTCCTGGAGCAACCGCGACGACCCTTCCTTCCCGACCCACGCCGAGATCGTCGACTACCTCGAGGGCTACGCCGACGCCTTCGGCCTCTGGCGCTACATCATGCTCGGCGCCAGGGTCGTCGGCGTCCGCTTCCTCGGCgcgcccgacgccgccttcaCCGACCTCTGGAGCGGCTCCGGCAAGGCCCAGCTCGACGGCAAGCCCATGTGGGAGGTCGGCGTCGAGACCGGCACCGGCGATTCCGCCACCGTCCAG TGGTACAAGTTTGAGTTCGTGGTGATGTGCACGGGGAAGTACGGCGACGTGCCGCGGATGCCGGTGTTCCCCAAGGGGAAGGGGCCGGAGGTGTTCAAGGGGCAGGTGATGCACTCCTTGGACTACTGCAAGCTCAGCGAGCCGGAGACGGTGGAGCTCATGAGAGGCAAGAAGGTTGTCGTCGTGGGCTTCAAGAAGAGCGCTATTGATCTGGCCAACGAATGCGCTCAGGCCAACCAAG GTGAGGGAGGGCAGCCGTGCACGATGCTGGTTCGGACCCTGCATTGGGTGGTGCCGTCCTACTCCATCTGGggcctccccttcttcctcttctactCCACGCGCTTCTCCCAGCTCTTCTACGAAAGGCCCAACCAGGGCTTCTTCAGGTCCCTCGTGTGCGGCCTCATGAGCCCACTG AGGGCAGGGGTGTCCAAATTCATCGAGTCGTACCTGTCGTTCAAGCTGCCGCTGGGTCGGTACGGGCTGAGGCCGGACCACCCGTTCGTGGAGGACTACGCGAGCTGCCAGATGGCCATCCTGCCCGAGGCCTTCTTCGACATGGCCGACCGTGGCCTCGTCCGCTTCCAGAGAGCCCCCGACGGCTGGTGCTTCTCCGAGAccggcgtcgtcctcgacgacggCACCCGCGTGGACGCCgacctcgtcttcctcgccaCGGGATTCGAGGGCAAGGACAAGCTCCGCTCCGTCCTCCCCGACCCCTTCCGCTCCCTCCTCGTCAACAAGGAGTCCTCCATGATGCCCCTCTACAG GGGGACGATCCACCCGAGGATCCCGAACATGGCGTTCGTGGGGTACGTGGAGAGTGTGTCGAACCTGCACACGTCGGAGCTCCGGTGCCGGTGGCTGGCGGGGCTGCTGGAAGGGAGGTTCGCGCTGCCGAGCGTGGGGGAGATGATGGCGCACGTGGAGGACGAGGCGGAGGCCATGAAGCGCACCACGAGGTTCTATCGCAGGCACTGCATCTCCGTCTACAGCATCCACGACAGCGACGGCATGTGCGCCGACCTGGGATCCGCCACGCTCCGCAAGCGCAACTGCTTCGCCGAGCTCTTCGCGCCCTACAACAACCAGGACTACAAGGAACAGTAA